From one Trifolium pratense cultivar HEN17-A07 linkage group LG1, ARS_RC_1.1, whole genome shotgun sequence genomic stretch:
- the LOC123896963 gene encoding UPF0329 protein ECU05_1680/ECU11_0050-like — MWKTLSRSHVRSFATRASNSHHNNHRENHKFLSPSSFVGSWQAPKDPKEAEAMLAQLRRDYAKQVKEVRKEYIREMEAMALEKQRKDEARRESLRVANEERKKLKAQAAQLRAQERNIAKQQFQETLLKERAEKLESWRMQTKKHEEKKAEKKELLHKRSSLWVDEAELEKEITSVVIATTYL; from the exons ATGTGGAAGACATTATCGCGTTCACACGTGCGTTCATTCGCCACACGTGCATCAAACTCCCACCACAACAACCACCGTGAAAATCACAAGTTCCTCTCACCGAGTTCCTTTGTTGGAAGCTGGCAAGCTCCAAAGGATCCAAAGGAAGCAGAAGCAATGCTTGCTCAGCTTCGTAGAGACTATGCAAAGCAAGTGAAAGAGGTTCGGAAGGAATACATCAGAGAAATGGAAGCTATGGCGTTGGAGAAGCAACGGAAGGATGAGGCTCGGAGGGAATCGCTTCGAGTCGCTAATGAAGAGCGTAAGAAGCTTAAGGCTCAGGCTGCTCAACTTAGAGCTCAAGAACGTAATATTGCTAAACAACAGTTTCAAGAAACTCTT TTAAAAGAGAGAGCAGAGAAACTTGAAAGTTGGAGGATGCAAACCAAAAAACATGAAGAGAAGAAGGCTGAGAAGAAAGAATTATTGCATAAACGAAGTTCGTTGTGGGTTGATGAAGCCGAACTCGAGAAGGAAATAACAAGTGTTGTAATTGCTACAACATATCTTTGA
- the LOC123893727 gene encoding synaptotagmin-2-like — MGILSTITGFLGLGIGTSLGLVIGYYLFIYFQSTDVKDPTIRPLVELDAKTLQQLLPELPFWIKNPDYDRLDWLNKFVESMWPYLNKAICKTARTIAKPIIAEQIPKYKIDSVEFDELNLGSLPPTFQGMKVYSTDEKELIMELSVKWAGNPNIIIAVKAFGLRATVQVVDLQVFASPRITLKPLVPSFPCFANIYVSLMEKPHVDFGLKLLGADAMAIPGLYRIVQEIIKEQVAKMYLWPKALEVQIMDPSKAMKTPVGILHVKVLRALKLKKKDIMGGADPYVKLKLKDDKLASKKTTVKYKNLNPEWNEEFNVVIKDPESQALVLNVYDWEQIGRHEKMGMNAIPLKELTPNEPKELTLKLLKTLEPDNPENEKPRGELVVEVMYKPFTEDELPKNPAEDNNGIEKAPEGTPATGGLLVIIIHEAEEVEGKHHTNPYARLIFKGEEKKTKHVRKNRDPRWGETFQFTLDEPPTKERLYVEVQSASSKLGLLHPKENLGYVEINLSDVVSNKRINEKYHLIDSKNGKIQIELQWRTP; from the exons ATGGGTATTTTAAGTACTATTACTGGTTTTTTGGGATTAGGAATTGGAACTTCACTTGGACTAGTCATTGGATACTATTTGTTTATCTACTTCCAATCAACAGATGTCAAG GATCCGACGATTCGTCCTTTGGTTGAGCTAGATGCAAAAACTCTGCAACAGTTACTTCCAGAGTTACCCTTTTGGATAAAAAATCCAGACTATGATCGT CTTGACTGGCTTAATAAATTTGTTGAGTCTATGTGGCCTTATTTGAACAAG GCAATATGCAAGACTGCAAGAACTATAGCAAAGCCAATTATTGCTGAACAAATTCCAAAGTACAAAATTGATTCAGTTGAGTTTGATGAACTTAACTTGGGTTCTCTACCACCAACTTTTCAAG GAATGAAAGTGTATAGCACTGATGAAAAGGAATTGATTATGGAACTATCAGTGAAATGGGCTGGTAATCCTAACATTATAATTGCCGTTAAAGCATTTGGATTGCGCGCCACGGTTCAG GTTGTTGATTTGCAAGTATTCGCTTCTCCACGCATAACGTTGAAGCCTTTGGTTCCAAGTTTTCCATGTTTCGCCAATATTTACGTGTCTCTCATGGAGAAG CCACATGTCGATTTTGGACTAAAACTGCTTGGAGCTGATGCAATGGCTATTCCCGGTCTTTACAGGATTGTCCAG GAAATTATAAAAGAACAAGTTGCAAAAATGTATTTGTGGCCTAAGGCCTTAGAAGTGCAAATAATGGATCCATCAAA GGCCATGAAAACGCCGGTTGGAATTCTTCATGTGAAGGTTCTGAGAGCATTGAAGCTtaaaaagaaagatataatGGGAGGAGCAGACCCTTATGTGAAACTTAAACTCAAAGATGATAAACTTGCTTCAAAGAAAACAACTGTGAAATACAAGAACTTGAATCCAGAATGGAATGAAGAATTTAATGTGGTCATTAAAGATCCAGAATCTCAAGCCTTAGTGCTTAATGTTTATGACTGGGAGCAG atTGGAAGGCATGAGAAGATGGGTATGAATGCAATTCCATTGAAAGAGCTTACACCAAATGAACCAAAAGAACTTACTCTTAAGTTACTTAAGACACTTGAACCTGATAATCCTGAGAATGAGAAGCCGCGTGGAGAACTCGTTGTGGAAGTTATGTACAAACCTTTTACGGAAGATGAGTTACCTAAGAATCCTGCAGAAGACAACAATGGAATAGAAAAGGCTCCTGAAGGAACACCTGCTACTGGTGGTTTGCTTGTGATTATCATCCATGAAGCTGAAGAGGTTGAAGGAAAACACCACACGAATCCGTATGCGCGGCTCATATTTAAAGGAGAGGAAAAGAAAACCAAG CATGTAAGGAAAAATAGAGATCCAAGATGGGGTGAAACGTTTCAATTTACTCTAGATGAACCTCCCACTAAGGAAAGGCTTTATGTTGAAGTCCAAAGTGCCTCCTCAAAGTTAGGCCTATTGCATCCTAAG GAAAATCTTGGATATGTGGAGATAAATTTATCTGATGTTGTTAGCAACAAAAGAATCAATGAGAAATATCATCTTATTGACTCTAAAAATGGAAAGATTCAAATTGAGCTTCAATGGAGAACTCCCTAA